In the Onychostoma macrolepis isolate SWU-2019 chromosome 09, ASM1243209v1, whole genome shotgun sequence genome, one interval contains:
- the LOC131546569 gene encoding collagen alpha-3(VI) chain-like, with amino-acid sequence MEIFFVLFIVGQTLEAGRNIVFLIDGSDDASDRFTAIREFVASLAETFDVGKEKDQIAVVQFSNTAAISFNLSTYSSTSEVADAVRNLKPKGGRPQYIGQALQFVRDSIFTPSVKSQQIGRVSQNLVLVAGGRSRDSPRGPANALKSMGVTIFAIGSKLTDPIEMEAISSKTDYAIAVSDFHDLKNVRQSLRTKLMGGGQKGDREVDGTGFKRDIAFLVDGSDSTRRGFPEIRDFLYNIITNLNVGINNDRISIIQYSNVAVANFYLNSFLRKEDALNAVKVLSHKGGRPLNTGSALLYVKENIFISTSGSRHKEGIPQILILLTSGKSRDSISEAASALKKSGVLIYGIGGKYSDSYELQTVSSENKVLSLADFSELPKIQTQLLEAMKAIPSYNKKEFIAESERQRRDVVFLMDGSDGNRNGFPAMKGFVQRMVERLDVAENRDRVSVVQYNKDTEVHFYLNTYTTKEDILERVRGLRHKGGRPLNTGAALQYVRDNVFTASAGSRRVEGVPQLLILLSGGRSFDNVDTPASALKELGVLIFGIGSRSSDSRELQRISHEPSYALSVSDFADLPSVQQQLFSNIDTVFVEGTSPTTTTIAEGGRQRRDVVFLLDGSDGTRNGFPAMKEFVQRMVERLDITENRDRVSVVQYSRDAEVHFYLNTYTTKGDILDGVRSLRHKGGRPLFTGAGLQYVRDNVFTASSGSRRLEGVPQILVLLSGGRSSDSVDAAASSLKELGVLTFGIGSRGSDSRELQKISYDPNYALTVSDFSELPKVQEQLLASVQAVPIPITPTSPPVTAVYTTPRKDVVFLLDGSDGTRNSFPAMRDFVQRVVEQFNIEANRDRVSVVQYSRDAEVHFYLNSYTTKEDVLDRVRGLRHKGGRPLNTGAALQYVRDNVFTASSGSRRLEGVPQILILLSGGRSFDSVDAAASSLKELGVLIWGIGSRGSDSGELQRISYDPSYALSVSDFSELPNVQEQLLASVQDVAMAVTPTSPTLTADDAIPRKDVVFLLDGSDGTRNTFPAMRDFVQRLVEQFNIDANRDRVSVVQYSRDAEVNFYLNTYTTKGEILNSVRGLRHRGGRPLNTGAALQYVRDNVFTAAAGSRKQAGVPQILILLSGGRSSDNIDTPASALKQGGILVFGIGTRNSSREVQRIANDPTYAQSINEFSDLPSVQQLFVSSLNNVLGQAKPMTTTVPVARKRDVVFLLDGSDGTRSSFPAMRDFVERMVERLNVSENRDRVSVVQYSRDPEAHFYLNTYSRKEDILDTVRGLRHKGGRPLNTGAALQYVRDNVFTASAGSRRVEGVPQLLILLSGGRSFDNVDTPASALKELGVLIFGIGSRSSDSRELQRISHEPSYALSVSDFADLPSVQQQLFSNIDTVFVEGTSTTTTTIGKKKTNKHASSQLLCL; translated from the exons ATGGaaatattctttgttttatttattgtaggCCAGACTTTGGAAGcaggaagaaatattgtgtttcTTATTGATGGATCAGATGATGCTAGTGATAGATTCACAGCTATACGAGAATTTGTGGCCAGTTTGGCAGAGACATTTGATGTCGGTAAAGAAAAAGATCAAATTGCTGTTGTGCAGTTCAGTAATACTGCAGCAATAAGCTTTAATCTCAGTACATACTCATCCACTTCTGAGGTGGCAGATGCTGTACGCAACCTCAAACCAAAAGGGGGAAGGCCGCAATATATTGGCCAGGCTTTGCAATTTGTTAGAGACAGTATTTTTACCCCTAGTGTTAAAAGTCAGCAAATAGGCCGTGTTAGCCAAAATCTTGTGCTTGTGGCTGGTGGCAGATCAAGAGATTCTCCTCGTGGACCAGCTAATGCACTAAAGAGTATGGGAGTAACCATTTTTGCCATAGGGTCAAAGCTGACAGATCCTATTGAAATGGAAGCCATTTCTTCGAAGACAGATTATGCCATTGCTGTTTctgattttcatgatttaaaaaatgtacgcCAAAGCCTCAGGACAAAACTTATGGGTGGAGGACAAAAAGGAGACAGAGAAGTTGAtg GCACGGGATTTAAAAGGGATATTGCTTTTCTTGTGGATGGTTCGGACAGTACAAGAAGAGGATTTCCAGAAATACGTGATTTTCTGTACAATATTATCACAAATCTCAATGTGGGTATTAATAATGATAGAATCTCAATAATTCAATACAGCAATGTGGCTGtagcaaatttttatttgaattcattCTTAAGAAAGGAAGATGCATTGAATGCAGTAAAAGTGCTTAGCCATAAAGGTGGAAGGCCCTTAAATACAGGCTCTGCCCTTCTATATGTAAAGGAAAATATCTTTATAAGCACCTCGGGAAGCAGGCACAAAGAAGGCATCCCTCAAATATTAATTCTGCTGACTAGTGGAAAATCAAGGGACAGCATTTCTGAAGCAGcctctgctttaaaaaaaagtgggGTATTAATATATGGAATAGGAGGAAAGTACTCAGACTCTTATGAATTACAAACAGTTTCTTCTGAAAATAAAGTGCTTTCATTGGCTGACTTCAGCGAATTACCAAAAATCCAGACACAACTATTAGAAGCAATGAAAGCCATTCCAAGTTACAACAAAAAGGAATTCATAG CTGAGAGTGAAAGACAGAGAAGAGATGTTGTCTTCCTAATGGATGGATCAGATGGAAATAGGAATGGGTTCCCAGCAATGAAAGGGTTTGTGCAAAGAATGGTGGAGAGATTGGACGTAGCTGAGAACAGAGATCGTGTTTCTGTTGTCCAGTACAACAAAGACACAGAGGTCCATTTCTATCTAAACACATACACGACAAAGGAAGACATTCTTGAACGTGTCAGGGGTCTGAGGCACAAAGGAGGGAGACCCCTCAACACAGGGGCTGCTCTGCAGTACGTGAGGGACAACGTATTCACTGCCTCTGCTGGAAGCAGACGTGTAGAAGGTGTGCCCCAGTTACTGATTCTGCTGAGTGGTGGAAGGTCATTTGATAATGTTGACACACCGGCCTCAGCCCTGAAGGAGCTGGGAGTGCTTATCTTTGGGATAGGGTCAAGGAGCTCAGACAGCAGGGAGCTCCAGAGGATCTCCCATGAGCCTAGTTATGCACTCTCAGTAAGTGACTTTGCTGACCTTCCCAGTGTCCAACAGCAGCTTTTCAGCAACATTGACACAGTATTTGTAGAGGGCACGTCTCCCACTACCACGACAATag CTGAGGGCGGTAGGCAGAGGAGAGATGTTGTCTTCCTGCTGGATGGATCAGATGGCACTAGGAATGGGTTCCCAGCAATGAAAGAGTTTGTGCAAAGAATGGTGGAGAGATTGGACATAACTGAGAACAGAGATCGCGTTTCTGTGGTCCAGTACAGCAGAGACGCAGAGGTGCATTTCTATCTTAACACGTACACGACAAAGGGAGACATTCTCGACGGTGTCAGAAGTCTGAGGCACAAAGGAGGCAGACCCCTTTTCACGGGGGCAGGTCTCCAGTACGTCAGAGACAATGTCTTTACCGCCTCCTCCGGCAGCAGGCGGCTGGAGGGTGTGCCGCAGATACTGGTTTTGCTTAGCGGGGGAAGGTCATCTGACAGTGTTGATGCAGCAGCCTCCTCTCTGAAAGAGCTTGGAGTTTTGACCTTTGGAATAGGATCGAGGGGCTCTGATAGcagagaattgcagaaaatttCTTACGACCCCAATTATGCTCTGACAGTGTCAGACTTCAGTGAGCTTCCAAAAGTCCAAGAGCAGCTGCTGGCCTCTGTCCAGGCTGTTCCGATTCCCATCACTCCAACTTCACCACCTGTAACCG CTGTTTACACCACACCCAGAAAGGACGTGGTGTTTCTTCTGGACGGTTCAGATGGCACTAGGAATTCTTTCCCAGCTATGCGTGACTTTGTGCAAAGAGTAGTGGAGCAATTCAACATAGAGGCCAACAGAGACCGTGTTTCTGTGGTACAGTACAGTAGAGACGCTGAGGTCCATTTCTATCTGAACAGTTACACGACAAAGGAAGACGTCCTTGACCGTGTCAGAGGCCTGAGACACAAAGGAGGCAGACCCCTTAACACGGGGGCAGCTCTCCAGTACGTCAGAgacaatgtctttactgcctCCTCCGGCAGCAGGCGGCTGGAGGGGGTGCCGCAGATACTGATCCTGCTTAGCGGGGGAAGGTCGTTTGACAGTGTCGATGCAGCAGCCTCCTCTCTGAAAGAGCTTGGCGTCTTGATCTGGGGAATAGGATCGAGGGGTTCAGATAGCGGAGAATTGCAGAGAATTTCATACGACCCCAGTTATGCTCTGTCCGTGTCCGACTTCAGTGAGCTCCCAAATGTCCAAGAGCAGCTGCTGGCCTCTGTCCAGGATGTCGCAATGGCCGTCACTCCAACTTCCCCAACTCTGACCG CTGATGACGCCATTCCCAGAAAGGACGTAGTGTTCCTGCTGGACGGTTCAGATGGCACTAGAAATACTTTCCCAGCGATGCGTGACTTTGTGCAAAGATTAGTGGAGCAATTCAACATAGATGCAAACAGAGACCGTGTTTCCGTGGTGCAGTACAGTAGAGACGCAGAGGTCAATTTCTATCTGAATACCTACACGACAAAGGGGGAGATCTTGAACTCTGTCAGAGGTCTGAGGCATAGAGGAGGGCGACCCCTCAACACTGGGGCAGCTCTCCAGTACGTGAGAGACAATGTCTTCACCGCCGCTGCGGGGAGTAGAAAGCAAGCGGGTGTCCCTCAGATTCTCATCCTCCTCAGTGGAGGACGGTCAAGCGATAACATAGATACACCTGCCTCCGCCTTGAAACAGGGCGGGATCTTGGTTTTCGGCATCGGCACCAGAAATTCCAGCAGAGAGGTGCAGAGAATTGCCAATGATCCTACCTATGCACAGTCCATCAATGAATTCTCTGACCTTCCCAGTGTCCAACAGCTGTTTGTCAGCTCCCTCAACAACGTGCTTGGTCAAGCCAAGCCGATGACAACTACTGTGCCGG TTGCGCGAAAGAGGGATGTAGTGTTCCTGCTGGATGGTTCAGATGGCACTAGGAGCTCTTTCCCTGCAATGCGCGACTTTGTTGAAAGGATGGTGGAGAGACTGAATGTGTCTGAGAACAGAGACCGTGTGTCCGTGGTCCAGTACAGCAGAGATCCAGAGGCCCATTTCTATCTTAACACATACTCAAGAAAGGAGGACATTCTTGACACGGTCAGGGGTCTGAGGCACAAAGGAGGGAGACCCCTCAACACAGGGGCTGCTCTGCAGTACGTGAGGGACAACGTATTCACTGCCTCTGCTGGAAGCAGACGTGTAGAAGGTGTGCCCCAGTTACTGATTCTGCTGAGTGGTGGAAGATCATTTGATAATGTTGACACACCGGCCTCGGCCCTGAAGGAGCTGGGAGTGCTTATCTTTGGGATAGGGTCAAGGAGCTCAGACAGCAGGGAGCTCCAGAGGATCTCCCATGAGCCTAGTTATGCACTCTCAGTAAGTGACTTTGCTGACCTTCCCAGTGTCCAACAGCAGCTTTTCAGCAACATTGACACAGTATTTGTAGAGGGCACGTCTACCACTACCACGACGATaggtaagaaaaaaacaaacaaacatgcttCCTCTCAGCTTTTATGTTTGTAG